The following are encoded together in the Dama dama isolate Ldn47 chromosome 29, ASM3311817v1, whole genome shotgun sequence genome:
- the LOC133048510 gene encoding uncharacterized protein LOC133048510 isoform X2 produces MEPHRWGASGGGQRVRRSPSSRAATAQFLEPVPCAWHSSRLWDTAANQRSRYPSLVMVSDNKQAPWNAARQASLSLTISWSLPKFISIELVMPSNHLILCCPLLLLPSVFPSIRVFSSELALHTRWPKYWSFSFSISSSKLCESTLFGGTCHLLYTIMSDIMNKSTDQEIHCLDSPSLMPSVQKERKEQRKEGKKMLMSTAIHEAPYEYYMIKKIEAKN; encoded by the exons ATGGAGCCCCACCGCTGGGGAGCGTCGGGCGGCGGACAGCGCGTCCGGAGGAGCCCCTCGTCGCGGGCGGCGACGGCTCAA TTTTTGGAGCCTGTACCATGTGCTTGGCATTCTTCTAGACTATGGGATACAGCAGCAAACCAGAGGAGCAGATATCCTAGTTTGGTCATGGTGTCGGACAATAAACAAG ccccatggaatgcagcacgccaggcttccctgtccctcaccatctcctggagtttgcccaagttcatatccattgaattggtgatgccatccaaccatctcatcctctgttgccctcttctcctgctgccttcagtctttcccagcatcagggtcttttccagtgagctggctcttcacaccaggtggccaaagtattggagcttcagcttcagcatcagttcttcca aattgtgTGAAAGCACTCTTTTTGGGGGCACCTGTCATTTGCTTTACACCATAATGTCTGACATTATGAACAAGTCAACAGATCAAGAGATTCACTGCCTTGATTCACCCTCGTTGATGCCTTCTgttcaaaaggaaagaaaggaacagaggaaggaaggaaagaagatgcTAATGAGCACAGCTATCCATGAAGCTCCTTATGAATactatatgataaaaaaaattgaagcaaaaaattga